In the genome of Bosea sp. BIWAKO-01, the window AGGCACGACGCCGGCCGCCGCGCGGTCGACGCCGCGTGCCGCGAAGGGGCACCCGAATTCCGGGTCATCCCGGGTGCGTTCAAGGAGGAGCGGGATGATCAGGTCCTCTTCATCCCAGAGATGCCGCAGCAGGGTTCGGTCGAACCCCTCGATCTCTCCGGCAATCCGCTCCGCCACACGCAACGCGCCGCCCTCGCGACCCGAGACCTCCCCCGAAAGCGCGGCGATAAGTTCGCGGCTGGCATTTCCGAGCCGGTCGATCGCGCCTTCCCTTGGCGGCATCTGGCTGCGACTGTGCGGCCATGCCTGCACATCGACGCTGCCTTGCACGCTTCCTTCGCCCGGGCCTCCTCGCCGCAGCGCTCTTCGGCAGCGGCTGGAACGGCAACTCCCTTGCCCAGGCCGGACCGGGTGCGCAGGCCGGTCAGATCGCCGCTGCCCTCTACGGACCGGGCGGCGTCTACGCGCGGATTCCGGCCCGGGATGAATATGGGCGGGATCAACTGGCGATGTTCCGCGCCTGGAATCCCGATCCGGTCGGAAACCATGAGGCCAATCTCCGGGCGATCCAGCCGCCGCTCGCCAGGGTGGTGCGCCGGGCCCAGGCCGAGAATCCCGGCCTGCGCTTCGTGATCGGCTCAGGCCGGCGCGACCGCAGGCTGCAACGCCAGGCGGTCGCCTGGGGCTGGTCCAGGGTGCATGCGAGTTCGCACCGCTCGGGCAATGCCGTGGACCTGTGGCCGCTCGATGCGGAGGGTCGGGTGATCTTCGATCCGAATGCCCAGAACCGGATCGCGGTTGCGCTCAAGCGTGCCGCCACCGAACTGGGCGTATCGCTGCGCTGGGGCGGCCGCTTCCGCGGCTACAAGCACATGGACCGCTCGCATTTCGAGCTGTCGCTCAGGGCAAGCAAGGGCCAAGACTACGGCCAAAGCCATATCACGGCAGGCGGATCAAAGCTGCCCGCCGTGACTCATCCGCAGATCGCAACGCTTTCTGGAAGGGCGCCATGAACCCCAAATACGCTGCAGCCCCACTCGCGCCCATGTGGGCCCCGCCGGCCCGTCACGCCCCGCAAGTCAAGCAAACTCAGCGGGCACGGTGAAACAGTGTTTTCCGAGCTGCCCTCTGTCAATCACCTGTCGCTGGTCATAACCCAGGCAACGGCACCCGCCTTCCTCCTTGGCGCGGTGGTCGGCCTGATCTCGGTCTTGATCAACCGCCTCGAGCGCATTC includes:
- a CDS encoding M15 family metallopeptidase, whose product is MPAHRRCLARFLRPGLLAAALFGSGWNGNSLAQAGPGAQAGQIAAALYGPGGVYARIPARDEYGRDQLAMFRAWNPDPVGNHEANLRAIQPPLARVVRRAQAENPGLRFVIGSGRRDRRLQRQAVAWGWSRVHASSHRSGNAVDLWPLDAEGRVIFDPNAQNRIAVALKRAATELGVSLRWGGRFRGYKHMDRSHFELSLRASKGQDYGQSHITAGGSKLPAVTHPQIATLSGRAP